Proteins encoded by one window of Arachis ipaensis cultivar K30076 chromosome B04, Araip1.1, whole genome shotgun sequence:
- the LOC110271499 gene encoding uncharacterized protein LOC110271499, which produces MYSWCSCLRDSKENSEEPSRAEVFIATRTSKKGKEIDAKTQATITELQNRLEAGENEEDAFVGVLGKDQPGRVRCYGASITRSSLKKDEEICHIKVEYNTKVSSLEKNMDGVCGLLKVLVHQLNPGMSDEEVAALVQAAQDFPLDTSSSRAKNTPRSSESTHIPHKDDISSNMILNNYDWWKELSLLELRRNELVAIVVRFASSFSLISLTGSFYMKILNARFKFQCVVKC; this is translated from the exons ATGTATTCATGGTGTAGTTGCCTA CGCGACTCTAAAGAGAACAGTGAAGAACCGTCAAGGGCTGAAGTTTTCATAGCAACTCGCACaagtaaaaaaggaaaagaaattgatGCTAAAACACAAGCCACAATT ACTGAACTTCAGAACCGCTTAGAAGCAGGAGAAAATGAAGAGGATGCATTTGTAGGAGTGTTAGGAAAAGACCAACCAGGTCGAGTTCGTTGTTATGGGGCTTCGATTACAAGAAGCTCTCTTAAAAAAGATGAGGAGATTTGCCACATAAAAGTTGAATATAACACTAAGGTCTCATCATTAGAGAAGAATATGGATGGTGTATGTGGTTTATTAAAGGTATTGGTGCACCAACTCAACCCTGGAATGAGCGATGAAGAGGTAGCAGCCTTAGTTCAAGCTGCCCAAGATTTTCCTTTGGATACCTCAAGTAGCAGAGCAAAAAATACTCCTCGCTCCTCCGAATCAACTCACATTCCACACAAAGATgatataa gttctaatatgattttgaataaCTATGACTGGTGGAAAGAGTTAAGTTTGTTAGAACTTAGAAGGAATGAACTAGTTGCCATTGTTGTTCGTTTTGCATCTTCTTTTTCACTTATTTCACTTACTGGTTCCTTCTATATGAAAATTCTAAATGCACGATTCAAATTTCAGTGTGTTGTGAAATGTTAG